From the genome of Halobacteriovorax marinus SJ:
AAGGCTGTCACTAAAGTCAACTTTTGCTGATCTTCAGCTTTATAAGATATATAACGATTCTGAGCTTCATTTTTCTTTCGAAAATAATCATATTCATGCCCTAACAAAGTTTGAAACAAACTAGTCTTAAACTTAAATTCGACTGTAGGTGAAATATAAGAGTACTCTGGCGGAGAAAAAGAGTTTGGGTAGTCAGTAGAGCTATCCAAAACTCCCGCAGATAATTCGGTTTCAAATCCATATTCCCAAATCTTTGATACTCCTAAAGTAGTTTTAAAAGCGGATTGCCTAAGTGAAGAGACCGGAGAAAGAGGAGGAGTGTCTCTGCGTTCAAAACTTGTCTCAACAAAGCCTTTAGTTTCAAATAAAGTCAAATTACTTTCTATTATATGCTCATTAGACTTCTTATCATCTTCATAGGCCTGAATTGATAATGACTTCTCTCTTACTTTACTTAAAAGATTATCTACAATTCCATTTTCTGCTGCTTCTAACTGAGGATTACAATTAAAAGCTACCAATAAAAGAAAAAAAATTAATAACTTTATCATCCTACTCACCTTTATTTAAGTCTTATTCCTCTAAGGATCATTGATACTAATTGTGAGATATCTGAATCTGTTAACACTTCTGCCTCATAAGGGGCTAAGTCATCAAGATTATCTTGTTGAATGCGCTCCATTGCTGCAACCATAACGATAGGGCCTTTCATCGCTGAGTTACAAAATAATTCAATTTGTCGCACTGGTGTTTTTTCATCAATATATCCGTCCTTCTGACATTCGATAATTAATTGCCTAAGAACCTCAAGCTGATCATTAGATTTCTTCAAAACCATTTCAGATACATCTGGATCTTGATTTAAAATATCTTTAAATAAAGAGAGTACTAGCTTTCTTTGATCTCTAAATGTTTTTGCCATGAAGAATAAAAACTTCTGAAATTTTTCAATTGAGGTATCTGTATCAGAAAAAGTAAAGCCTACAGCACCCTGAGCATCTTCCCTAATTGATCTTAATACCTGCTGAATAAAGTTTGCTTTTGTTTTAAAGTGATAACTGAACATTCCAAGGTTAACTCCTGCTTCATCAGCTACCCTTTGTATACTCATCCCACTAACACCTAGCTCTGGAAGTAGTTTCTTACCTGCTTCGATTAATAGCTTGTCTTGATTTCTAGATGGTCTAGTCATTTATTAAATCTCCGTATATTCTTGTTTCACCTTCATGTAATGTGACAAAATCATCTGACGATACATTCTCTCTAATCAAAGCCTTCTCTAAGTCTTTTAAAGGCTCATCAATCCCCTCAGAAGAAAGCTGAAAAGTTCCATAATGCATTCCTATACTCAGCTTTGCTTCTAAGTCCTTATGGGCAATTACAGCCTCTAAAGGATTCATATGTATCGACTTCATAAACCAACGAGGGTTATATGCACCGATCCCCAGTAGAGCTATTTCTGGAGCTCCAAGTCGTTCCCTTGTTTCCTTAAAATACTTTGAATAGCCAGCATCACCACCAAAATAAATACTTCGACTTTTATTTTTAATATAGAAACTCCCCCAAAGGCTTTTATCTCTATCAAATACTCCTCGAGCAGATCCGTGCTGAGTAGGTGTAAAGGTAATTTGAATATCCTCAGAAATCCTTACCTCTTCCCACCAGTCAAGTTCATGGACGTCTTTTATTCCAATTGACTCGATCAACGACTTATCACCGAGCGGCACAATCACTTTAAATGGAGAAAGATCATTTAAAGTTTTTAGAGTTTTTACATCTAAATGATCATAGTGATTGTGACTAATGATAACTAAATCAATCTTAGGTAAGTCTTCAATTTTTACCCCTGGCTCTCTAACCCTGTTTGGGCCAATCCAACTAAATGGACTCGCCCTTTTCGACCAAATTGGATCAGTAAGAATATTAAAGCCTCTAAATTGAATGAGAAAAGTTGCATGATTAACAAAAGTAATACTAACTTCATTTGGGCCAAGACTCTCATTAATTCGAGGTGTTCCTCTATTTTCATTATTCTCTGGCCAAGCTTCTCTTCCCTCTCGTATTAAACTTAAAGCATCCATGAAGCTCGGTTTTGACTTTCCCTTCAATGTAGGATTAAAAAATTTCTTTCCATCATAATGATCTGACACTTTATACTCCTTGGTTTGAGCACAAGCGGTGATTGGTAGTAAAAATAAAGAAACAAATATTACTCTAAGAAAAATGCTCACTACTTACTCCAAATCTACGACTTTACTTCACTTAATAAATATTATTCACAAGTAAAGAGAACACTCCCATTACTAGTTGTGCTTATAATTATAAACACAACTAATTATAAACACAACTAAAAACTAACTCACTACATCAAAAGTTATCCGCCCTCACACAAGCTATTGAAAATATTAGCTTTTCACTTACCTTCTAATAACTATAGGTGTCTACGGTTAGAAGTTATATTCAAAGGGGTCTCATCAGCAACACTCTGCAAAATGCAAGATACAGATTAAGACCATAGACTTTAAGTATGAAATATTTCTTCTTAATTACACTTCTTTGCTCCCTACAAAGTGCTCACGCTAAGCGCGAAATTATAAAAATCTCTAACCTCAATATCACGACTCAGAAAAAAGATGGTGCTACTACAGGACAACTATCGGCCACAGAGCTTGATGTGGACTTTGGAGGAAATAAGTTTAAGGCAAGAGATGGTGGCAAGATCCTCAATGGAAGTGTCGAGATTAAAGATAATAAATTTAAGGCAAAGGTCTCCTTTGTTACCTATGATACAGAGTTGGCACCGGATAATCCTCTCGTAACCCTAGATCAACTCTTTGTAGAAAACGCTCAGATCAACTTTGATAAAGAAGAGATGTTCTTTACAACAAAGTCCATTAAGACTGGAACGAGGGAAACTAGCGTTTCGGCCATTGCACTCCAAGGAAGTTGTGACCCAAAGGGAGACGCCTCTACAGATATTGATATTGTGTGTTTGAATCACGGAGATTTAGAGGCCCAACAGGCACAGCTTAAAAGCCCTACCACAAATATTCTAACCCATAACTTTCGAGCTTTTATCTCTCCAGATACAATTGCTCTAGACTCAAATAAACTCATCTTTTCTTCCAATAATGACCAAACGGGAGTTGAGAGACTCAAGGCCAATTGTAATAACGGTATTAAGAAGAGATTTAGTATTGATGATTTCATTGCAGGTTGTATTGAGCAGTCTCATATTTTCTTAGACGAATTTTCTGAAGTGAAGAAGATCTCTAAAGTTCAATTACCCAATAAGGCACTGGTTGATTTAGAAGATATAAAGTACTTAAAGTTTGATATTAATAATGGAAACTTTGACCTGCGCTCTAAGATAAAAATCTTCTTTCGACTCAATCTAAAAGTCCTAGGAACAATTGAGCACTTAGTTGAGGAGCATATTATCAAATTAAATATTGATAAGGCCTCTATTGCAGGAATTCCGGCCAAGACTTTGACCTTGATGATTTTAAAATTATTTATGGAAGAGGATTCTATAAGAATTGAGGGCGATACAATCTATATCGCCCTATAGTTTAGATTAAAGAGCGTTTTCAAAGTCTACTAGGATATCTCTAGCAACTTCTTTCTCTTTTTCAGTAAATTGGTCGTTATCAATAATATCGCTTACAGATAAATAAATTCCTTCATAGCGAGTTGCTCTAAGTGCAACCTTATTAAAGAAGTTCACCTTAGGATTTTGATTATAGGCCCTAGTAAATGCCAGTACAGATAGGTCTAAGTTAAAAGCAATATTATCTCTAGATGTTCTATAGAGATCTAATCCTCTACTCATTGGAGGGTTTAACTCATTCCAAAATCTCTGCGCCGTAAGCATAATTAATTGCTCAACTTCTACAACCCTAACTCTTGGATACTTATCTAATTGATAGCGCTTGTGCATAACCATGCTGGCCATTCCTTGAACCATGATCCAAGAAAGGTATTCATTTGAAGCACTGTGAAGGTCTGGGTGAATAACAAGAAGATTTTCAAGTCTCTTAAACGCCTTATCATGTGGACAAGGATATTGATTAATATTTCCAGTTGGACAACCAATAACGTAATTAAAGAAAGGATAGAATTTATTCACTGCCCTCTCAACTTCTTGTCCAATTTTTTGCTGAAGAATATAATTATTCATTGTAATTGTGAGCTTATGTCTAGGGTTTGGATTTCTGGCCGAAATATTGAAACTAGTAAGCGTAAGAAGAGTTATCATCAATAGTGTTTTCATTGATATATCCTTTAAAAGTGTGAAATGTGTAGGCAAATATCTATAAAGATTCACACATCTAGTCAACGCTTTTCATTGAAACATAGCTTTAAAGCAGAACAAATTCGGAAATGTTTCAAAAATGGAACACCTAAGTCACTGTTATCTCATTTTTAAAATTGGTCTCATCCTTGCTTTATTTAAGTCATTAATTAGGAGTCAATATGAAGATCAAAACTTATTTACTGACGCTAATCCTCCTGTGCTCAAATTCATGGGCCAAGAGAGAAACAATTATTGCAAAGAATTTGGATATTTCATCTAGTAAGAGTGGAGATAAAGTCACTGGCGAGATTTCTGCTAACTTCTTGGATGTGGACTATGAAGAACATAACTTCAAGGCCTATGATGATGATATGGCCATGAGTGGAACTTTTGAAATCGAGAAGCAAAATTTAAAAACGAAGGTCTCATTCATTGAGTTCTCCACAAAATTAGAGGAGGATAATCCTCTTGCACAGCTAGATCGTCTAGAACTTGTAGATACTGAGCTTAAATTTAATAGAGAGAGCATGCTCTTTAACTCTCCCTCTCTGCTACTACAGTCTAGAGGAGATTCTGTTACAGCACTCAACCTTAGAGGAGAATGTGACCCATTGGGTGACTCAACCACAGATGTAGATATTGTTTGCCTTAAGAATGGAAAATTGAATTCAAGTGATGTTCATATTCAAAATCCATCTATTAATTTAAGAATGAAGAATTTAAATACAACGATCACTCCAAGCGATATCTCTTTAAAGACTAACCAAGCTGAATTTAGATCAAATGGTGAAGTTACAATCGTAAAAGATTTCAAACTTAGATGTAAAAACCTTATCAAGAGAAGATTTAAAGAAGACGAAGTCGTTGCAGGTTGTTTAAAAAGTTCAAATATTGATCTGGACAGATTTGATGAGAGAAAAGTTAAATCTATTGAAAAGGGAATAGTAGATCTTGAAGATATCAGAAATTTAAGAATTGAGATCAGAGATAGCTCTTTGGTTTTAAAATCTAAAATCAAGATCCTTTTTAAAATTAGTCTTAGAGTTTATGGAAAGATCCACTACATACCAGAGCAGAAATTAATTAGATTAGATATAACGAAAGCGCGCTTTGCAGGTATACCGGCCAAGAAATTAACCATGATGATAATGAAATTATTTATTGAAGAGGACTCTATTCGAATTGATGACGATACAATTTTTATTAAAGTATAAAAAAGGTAAAAAAAAGGGCCAATTAAATGGCCCTCCATATTCTAAAGTTTGGTAAAAACCAAAATTAGAACATATCTTTCCAAGCTTTACCTGGCTTGAACTTTGGAAGATTCTTAGCTTTGATTTTAATCTTCTCACCAGTCGCTGGGTTAACACCTGCTCTAGCAGCTCTTCTTACTTTAGAGAAAGAACCAAAACCGATTAGAGAAACATCTTCACCTTTCTTAACAGTTTTCTTGATTGTATCAATAGTAGTGTTAAGGAAAAGCTCAGCGTCTTTCTTAGTCATGTGGTTAAGTTCTTTGTTCTTAAGAATTGTTTCTAATAGTTCTTTTTTGTTCATAAATGCCTCCATACATTGGGTTGATAAATATAATGGTGACGGATTTATTTTAACTTGGCAATACCTTTAACACCTTTATTTAAAGGTTTTTTTATTTTTTTTTACTCTAACACCCCTACAGCAAAGGCCTAAGAAAATGTCAATATTGAAATAGCAATTATAGTGGTCTTTTAGACGATTATAAGAATCTTTTTAGAACAGTAATTATTTTTTCAGAATACTCTTTACTTTCTTCCAAACTTAGATCATAGGCAAAGGAAAACCTAAGTGCAGACTTAGCATCTTCTTCGTTTACTCCCATCGCCTGTAGTACACGACTTGGAAGAACTGCTCCAGAAGAACAAGCAGAACCAGAACTCACATCCATTCTAGCTAAGTCAAAGGCAGTAATAAGAATATCAGCTTTCTTTCCAGGTATAACGAGATAGATTGTATTTGCATTTCGAGACTTCGCATTCTTAGAAACAATAAACGCCTTAGAGTCTAAGACTTTTTCAATCTCACTTTCGATAAAAGTTTTTGCTTCATTTAGCTTAGAAAAATTCTCTCTCTCGCATAACTCTTCTAATGCCAACTTCAGAGAGTAGATACCATTTGTATTCTCAGTTCCTGAGCGCATTCCCTCTTGTTGTCCTCCTCCACGAATTAGAGAACAGAAAGGAAAATCTTCTTTAACAAAAGAGAAACCTATTCCTTTCATAGCACCAAACTTATGTCCTGAAAAAGTATAGGCATCAGCAATTAAATTAAGCTTCTTCCACTCTTCAATTTTTCCAATTGATTGAACGGCGTCCACATGAATATAACAATTAGTTTCTTTTTTAATTCTCGAGAGGTCTTCTAAATTCCAAACCACTCCATTTTCATTATTCACCCAAGTAAAATTTAATAGAGTTGGAGCACTAGATTTATTAATTAAAGAGATCACCTCTTCAATGTCATACTCACCATTAGCATCAACTCCAAACCTAGAAACTTCATGGCCATAGAGTTCAAGCTCGTCTTTTAAATTAAAAACACAACTATGATCAACGTGAGAATGAATGAAGTGAACTTTCTTATTTGCAGCAAATGACTTTTGAGCAAAACCTTTAACTAAAGAGTTCACCCCCTCAGAAGCTCCTGAGTGAAAGAATATTCTAAAAGTTGAATCTAGTGAAAAGAGTTTTTCAAGATACTTCTTAGTTTCATTGATAAAGCGTTTTGATTTCTTTCCAGAACTGTGAATTGAAGAAGGGTTTGCAAAAAGCAAATCCCCGTTAGGGAACCAGTCTTTGACTGAATCCGCTAACGGGGACGTTGCATTATAATCGAAATAATATCTGTTATTGATTAATCTCGCCAATTGGATTCCTGATTGCGGAAGTCATTCCAATTGTATTTTCAAGTGAAGATGTATTTGTTACTTCAGCTTGATTATTAGTTTCTTCCGTCTTAGTTTCAATTTCAATCTCATTAGATTTACGCATTAAATCACCAAGAGATGTCGTTGACAAGTAATCTCTCATGATCACGCCTAGATTTTGAAAATAGTTCTTAGACAGGTGAAATTCTACTGTAGAAGCTTGCTCAGCCTCTGTACCAAGAATATCCTTAGCTGGGTTGATATTTTCACCCACACACTCAAGAATATCCTTAACAGTGATTTGGTCCATGCTTCTAGCAAGTACATAACCACCACCTGGTCCTCTTACAGACTTAACAGCTTGCCCATTTCTAAGCTTTCTGAAAAGTTGCTCTAAGTAGTGAAGTGAAATGTTTTGTCTTTGAGAAATTTCTTGAAGTCTAACAGGGTTCCCGTTTGAGTGGGTAGTTAGGTCAAGCATTGCTCTTACTGCGTAACGTCCTTTAGAAGTGAGTCTCATTGGTCTTCCTCCATAAATCCAATTAAAAGCTTAATAGCTCGGTGTAGTTGCATAATACAAGTTCTGTGTCTTTACTTGCGTGTTGCTCTCTTGTTGGGTTCGCTTCCAGTGCTACCCAAAAAATTGATTCAATCCAAATCAATCTTCGCTAAATAGTATGACAAGTTCAGGTGTCCAAAGTCAACTTGATTTCGGTGTATTTACTAAGCTTTTTTTCTTTATTTTTAAAATTAAGAAATACTTGAGTTTTCTTTTTCAAATTGCCCAATAAATCTAGAGAGTTAGACTGTTTTTCTCAAGAACTTAATAATTTCTTAAGATTAAAAGTCAGACTTTATTGGAAATAAACCGTGTTTTTAGCTCGGAAATATTTTCCACTAGAAGCCTCAAGTACTTAAAAAATATTGATTAAAAATGCTTAAAAAGTTGGATTTTTCTTGAAGAAATATTGTCTGAATTAGAAAGTTGTGAATTTATTTCAAACTTTAACTCGAATATCTCCCATTGTTCATCTAGGTTTCGAGAGATCTCTTTTAAAAAAGGCGCGCCCCATTCAATTAAAAAGTAGTCTTTATCTTCTAAGTACAGACCTAGCTCGAGGTGAATAACCTCCTCGCTATCTTTTAAACGATAGAAATCAGCGTGAGCGCAATTTCCATTTTCATTAATGACGGAGTAAGTTGGCGAGCAGACCTCATCCCCTTCATCACTATCAATAAATGACTTAGTAAAAGTTGTCTTCCCTGCACCCACAGCTCCAGTAAGAATAATGGCACTTTCAAGGGGAATGATACTTTTAATCTCTTCAGAAAGACTTTCTAAGTTCTCTTCAAAAATACCATCCCACTCTTTAATTAATTCCACTCTGGCCTCAGTAAATATCGTCTTCGTTCAACTCTTGAAAAGCGTCGCTTAAGTGCTCAATGATTGAAGTTGCTGTCATGGCCCTAACACCGTATTTCTTGGCCGCTATTTTACCTGCCACAGTGTGAGC
Proteins encoded in this window:
- the tsaE gene encoding tRNA (adenosine(37)-N6)-threonylcarbamoyltransferase complex ATPase subunit type 1 TsaE → MELIKEWDGIFEENLESLSEEIKSIIPLESAIILTGAVGAGKTTFTKSFIDSDEGDEVCSPTYSVINENGNCAHADFYRLKDSEEVIHLELGLYLEDKDYFLIEWGAPFLKEISRNLDEQWEIFELKFEINSQLSNSDNISSRKIQLFKHF
- a CDS encoding MBL fold metallo-hydrolase, yielding MSDHYDGKKFFNPTLKGKSKPSFMDALSLIREGREAWPENNENRGTPRINESLGPNEVSITFVNHATFLIQFRGFNILTDPIWSKRASPFSWIGPNRVREPGVKIEDLPKIDLVIISHNHYDHLDVKTLKTLNDLSPFKVIVPLGDKSLIESIGIKDVHELDWWEEVRISEDIQITFTPTQHGSARGVFDRDKSLWGSFYIKNKSRSIYFGGDAGYSKYFKETRERLGAPEIALLGIGAYNPRWFMKSIHMNPLEAVIAHKDLEAKLSIGMHYGTFQLSSEGIDEPLKDLEKALIRENVSSDDFVTLHEGETRIYGDLIND
- a CDS encoding Rrf2 family transcriptional regulator, which produces MRLTSKGRYAVRAMLDLTTHSNGNPVRLQEISQRQNISLHYLEQLFRKLRNGQAVKSVRGPGGGYVLARSMDQITVKDILECVGENINPAKDILGTEAEQASTVEFHLSKNYFQNLGVIMRDYLSTTSLGDLMRKSNEIEIETKTEETNNQAEVTNTSSLENTIGMTSAIRNPIGEINQ
- a CDS encoding HU family DNA-binding protein is translated as MNKKELLETILKNKELNHMTKKDAELFLNTTIDTIKKTVKKGEDVSLIGFGSFSKVRRAARAGVNPATGEKIKIKAKNLPKFKPGKAWKDMF
- a CDS encoding TetR/AcrR family transcriptional regulator, giving the protein MTRPSRNQDKLLIEAGKKLLPELGVSGMSIQRVADEAGVNLGMFSYHFKTKANFIQQVLRSIREDAQGAVGFTFSDTDTSIEKFQKFLFFMAKTFRDQRKLVLSLFKDILNQDPDVSEMVLKKSNDQLEVLRQLIIECQKDGYIDEKTPVRQIELFCNSAMKGPIVMVAAMERIQQDNLDDLAPYEAEVLTDSDISQLVSMILRGIRLK
- a CDS encoding cysteine desulfurase family protein; this encodes MARLINNRYYFDYNATSPLADSVKDWFPNGDLLFANPSSIHSSGKKSKRFINETKKYLEKLFSLDSTFRIFFHSGASEGVNSLVKGFAQKSFAANKKVHFIHSHVDHSCVFNLKDELELYGHEVSRFGVDANGEYDIEEVISLINKSSAPTLLNFTWVNNENGVVWNLEDLSRIKKETNCYIHVDAVQSIGKIEEWKKLNLIADAYTFSGHKFGAMKGIGFSFVKEDFPFCSLIRGGGQQEGMRSGTENTNGIYSLKLALEELCERENFSKLNEAKTFIESEIEKVLDSKAFIVSKNAKSRNANTIYLVIPGKKADILITAFDLARMDVSSGSACSSGAVLPSRVLQAMGVNEEDAKSALRFSFAYDLSLEESKEYSEKIITVLKRFL